From Vanrija pseudolonga chromosome 1, complete sequence, a single genomic window includes:
- the ecdD_6 gene encoding Major facilitator-type transporter ecdD — protein MPSLGIFLGAFASFGGFLFGYDTGYIAGLKEMPYFLSVYGTRQADGHLKLTSKTDSLITSILSAGTFFGALLASTVGDKLGRRRGIMAYIAVFCVGVALQTGTKSLVGFAIGRVLAGLGVGGTSCLVPIYQSECAPRHLRGTIVSAYQWFITIGLLVAAIVVNATKDRPNASSYQIPVSIQFVWAAILVGGLALLPESPRWLLLAGRKDDSLKALSRLLGEPTESAKVTEQYNEIHANLEHELAEGRGTWADCFRMGEGKNFKRVITGCLLQALQQLTGINFIFYYGTTFFTNSGISSPFLITIATNVVNVGCTIPGMWAADKIGRRPLMLYGAAGMAVSQIVVAAIGVARPITDAAAQKVLVAFVCIYIAHFASTWATLAWVITAELPPYSIRTKSMSLTTASNWALNFAISYSTPFLVNTGPGNAGLKTNVFWIWGGCCCVAFVFAYFMIPETKQLSLEQIDILYRNSTPRNSRAYRRYILEQNIREGQPDSPGNIEKPEAEHVEKKEEQGE, from the exons ATGCCCTCTCTAGGTATCTTCCTCGGCGCATTCGCCTCCTTTGGCGGCTTTCT GTTCGGCTACGACACGGGGTACATCGCTGGCCTGAAGGAGATGCCGTACTTTCTCTCAGTGTACGGCACGCGCCAGGCGGACGGACACCTCAAGCTCACGTCCAAGACCGACTCGCTCATCACCTCCATCCTATCCGCGGGTACGTTCTtcggcgcgctgcttgcCTCCACGGTcggcgacaagctcggccggcgccgcggcatcATGGCGTACATTGCCGTGTTCtgtgtcggcgtcgcgctccagACGGGCACCAAGTCCCTCGTAGGCTTCGCCAtcggccgcgtcctcgctGGCCTGGGGGTAGGTGGCACGTCCTGCCTCGTGCCCATCTACCAGAGCGAgtgtgcgccgcgccacctGCGCGGCACCATCGTGTCAGCGTACCAGTGGTTCATCACCATCgggctgctcgtcgccgcgatAGTAGTCAACGCAACCAAGGACCGGCccaacgcgtcgtcgtaccAGATCCCCGTGTCGATCCAGTTCGTGTGGgccgccatcctcgtcggcgggctggccctcctccccgagTCGCCACGCTGGCTCCTCCTCGCAGGCCGGAAGGACGACTCCCTCAAGGCCCTGTCCCGACTCCTCGGCGAACCCACCGAGAGCGCCAAAGTCACCGAGCAGTATAACGAGATCCACGCcaacctcgagcacgagctcgccgagggcagaGGTACCTGGGCCGACTGCTTCCGCATGGGTGAGGGCAAGAACTTTAAGCGCGTCATCACCGGCTGTCTCCTCCAggcgctgcagcagctcacAGGCATCAACTTCAT CTTCTACTACGGCACGACGTTCTTCACCAACTCGGGCATCTCGTCACCCTTCCTCATCACCATCGCGACCAACGTCGTGAATGTCGGGTGCACCATCCCCGGCATGTGGGCGGCGGACAAGATCGGCCGGCGCCCACTCATGCTCtacggcgcggcgggcatggCCGTGTCGCAGATCGTCGTGGCGGCCattggcgtcgcgcgcccCATCACTGACGCGGCCGCACAGAAGGTTCTCGTCGCCTTTGTGTGTATCTACATCGCGCACTTTGCGAGCACGTGGGCTACACTCGCGTGGGTCATtacggccgagctgccgccgtACTCCATCCGCACCAAGAGCATGTCGCTTACTACGGCGTCCAACTGGGCCTTGAACTTCGCGATATCCTACTCGACACCGTTCCTAGTTAACACGGGGCCTGGGAATgcag GCCTCAAGACCAACGTGTTCTGGATCTGGGGcgggtgctgctgcgtcgcGTTTGTCTTCGCGTACTTT ATGATCCCCGAGACCAAGCAGCTCTCGCTCGAGCAAATCGACATCCTGTACCGCaactcgacgccgcgcaaCTCGCGCGCGTACAGGCGGTACATCCTCGAGCAGAACATCCGCGAGGGGCAGCCCGACAGCCCCGGAAATATCGAGAAACCTGAGGCCGAGCATgtcgagaagaaggaggaaCAGGGCGAATAG
- the atg22-1_1 gene encoding Autophagy-related protein 22-1, whose product MGRPGKARQSTTTPYNPGSTSGQSSSPPISSPPPTESTPLLHRSYAHPEAAESSSTAAARNAASSSSSNSNPSSNAPPNPMANAHSFSAGVELPNQGMAPTVGPTAHLENDIVKTDSGSYPNPIVTIDGGDSIPLDAETVEGPTTGKYEEWAYYLYYNGDNGVGPIGYAATLFQSLANSAGTDQATGQPCDANTTNCMLKFAGSTRSVPSVVLIINGIAFAIQTVLFTTIGSAADYGNLNKWILILATVVCWASQFGMIDLWLPKHWQASAALYTIGFISYAVTLVFYASVFPRLARNTAKTKEARRQFDNHEVSAAEYERVEMLERNRISNISTAHSNWGYLITLALNLSLLLTIQNNPKVNNYVLVFTNCYWVVLGLPWFFMQKNRPGPPLPKGEHWLTIGWKQIGKAVAQYKRLPYTFVYLFSFFLLADALNTTGTLVGIVQNEHIQFSFLQSTYLGIAQAVTSISSCYAYWYIQKWKTIPTKRMFMVTNVITVLIPLWGMIGLWTKKIGYWNTWEFWAYNVVFGLGQAPYYAYSQTMMSDLTPPGYEGMFFGLFGITNRASSLIGPNVVSAIIDRSGKTRDGFIFLFILSFCAALVIWIFVDMEKGRAHAIRFAIEQRGLTGDIRADQVNEVIGDGHIHKSMGPMGKH is encoded by the exons ATGGGACGGCCCGGCAAGGCGAGACAATCCACAACCACGCCCTATAACCCTGGCTCGACTAGTGGCCAAAGTTCATCACCGCCCATATCGTCTCCACCGCCTACCGAGTCGACACCCCTCCTGCACAGATCCTACGCACACCCCGAAGCTGCAGAGAGCTCTagcaccgccgctgcccgcaACGCCGCTTCGTCCTCTTCTTCGAACTCGAACCCCTCCTCGAACGCACCACCGAACCCAATGGCCAACGCCCACAGCTTCTcggctggcgtcgagctgcccaACCAGGGCATGGCGCCGACCGTTGGTCCCACAGCCCACCTCGAGAACGACATTGTCAAGACCGACTCGGGATCGTACCCCAACCCCATCGTCACcattgacggcggcgactcgaTCCCACTGGACGCTGAGACGGTCGAAGGCCCGACCACTGGCAAGTACGAGGAGTGGGCCTACTACCTCTACTACAACGGTGACAA CGGTGTCGGCCCCATCGGATACGCCGCGACCCTCTTCCAG AGTTTGGCCAACTCGGCGGGAACGGACCAGGCAACAGGCCAGCCATGTGATGCCAACACGACCAACTGCATGCTCAAGTTTGCCGGCTCTACGCGAAGTGTCCCGTCGGTGGTGCTTATCATCAACG GTATCGCATTCGCCATCCAGACC GTTCTCTTCACGACTATCGGATCCGCCGCAGACTATGGCAACCTTAACAAGTGgatcctcatcctcgccacgGTCGT CTGCTGGGCTTCACAATTCGGCATGATTGACCTGTGGCTCCCCAAGCACTGGCAGGCATCGGCTGCCCTCTACACCATTGGATTCATCAGCTACGCCGTCACCCTCGTCTTCTACGCCAGTGTGTTCCCCCGTCTTGCCCGCAACACGgccaagaccaaggaggCCCGTCGCCAGTTTGACAACCATGAGGTCTCTGCCGCCGAATACGAGCGCGTTGAGATGCTCGAGCGTAACCGTATCTCCAACATTTCGACTGCCCACTCGAACT GGGGTTACCTCATCACGCTCGCTCTCAACCTCTCTCTACTCTTGACCATCCAGAACAACCCCAAGGTCAACAAC TATGTCCTCGTCTTCACCAACTGTTACtgggtcgtcctcggtctccCCTGGTTCTTCATGCAGAAGAACCGCCCCggccctcccctccccaaGGGCGAGCACTGGCTCACCATCGGCTGGAAACAAATCGGGAAGGCCGTGGCTCAGTACAAGCGCCTCCCCTACACCTTTGTCTACCTCTTCTCtttcttcctcctcgccgacgccctcaaCACGACCGGCACCCTCGTCGGCATTGTGCAGAATGAGCACATCCAGTTCTCCTTCCTCCAGTCGACCTACCTCGGTATCGCCCAGGCCGTCACCTCGATCTCGTCGTGCTACGCCTACTGGTACATCCAGAAGTGGAAGACCATCCCTACCAAGCGCATGTTCATGGTCACCAACGTCATCACGGTCCTCATCCCTCTCTGGGGCATGATTGGCCTGTGGACGAAGAAGATTGGCTACTGGAACACCTGGGAGTTCTGGGCCTAT AACGTCGTCTTCGGTCTCGGCCAGGCTCCTTACTACGCCTACTCGCAGACCATGATGTCGGACCTCACGCCCCCCGGCTACGAGGGCATGTTCTTCGGTCTGTTCGGCATCACCAACCGTGCCTCCTCGCTCATTGGCCCCAACGTCGTCTCGGCCATCATCGACCGCTCGGGCAAGACCCGCGACGGCTTCATCTTCCTCTTCATCCTGTCGttctgcgccgcgctcgtcatcTGGATCTTTGTCGACATGGAGAAGGGCCGTGCACACGCCATCCGCTTCGCCATCGAGCAGCGTGGTCTCACTGGCGACATTCGTGCCGACCAGGTCAACGAGGTCATTGGCGACGGCCACATTCACAAGAGCATGGGCCCTATGGGCAAGCATTGA
- the SPAC1002.16c_8 gene encoding putative transporterc translates to MSSEKIDKIEKYGVEAPDDVHSVEDRQFLESFSEDRKKAMYRKIDWRLVPMLSLLYLFAYLDRANIGNAKIEGMPKYLHLTDTQYNIILSIFFVPYIIFEVPANAILHRFFSHRPSIWIGSLTIVWGLVMMCHGFVKNFSQLMVVRILLGVTEAGFFPGAVLICSTWYPRHMLQVRIAIFYTASALAGAFSGLLAFALAKMDGIGGYRGWSWIFIIEGLATTLLGLAVPFVLIDTAAGSKWLNDDEKKYIRIVMREQDAEAARSEHDGVSWKVFKQVIGDWQLWVHTIIYWSNTVPNYSMKFTMPAIMTAMGYKKEAAQLMTIPPYTIGAVAACFAALYSDKMKRRWPFIAAAQTIVCIAFAILLPLGHNMKSKSNQAGSYFAICLACLGYPISPGVNSWVSNNLAGPAKRSMGIAFVICMGNIGGIIGSYIYMDKEKPRYTTGYAGSLSFAAAGLIAGSFLEFALIRINKKREAMSQEEIFAKYTEQELADMGDRSPLYRYTL, encoded by the exons ATGTCGTCTGAGAAGATTGACAAGATCGAAAAGTACGGCGTTGAGGCGCCGGATGACGTCCACTCGGTCGAGGACCGCCAGTTCCTCGAGTCCTTCTCCGAGGATCGCAAGAAGGCCATGTACCGCAAGATCGACTGGCGTCTGGTCCCTATGCTCTCCCTGCTCTACCTCTTCGCGTACTTGGACCGCGCAAACATCGGCAATGCGAAAATT GAAGGAATGCCCAAGTACCTGCACCTCACCGACACCCAATACAACATCATCCTCTCAATCTTCTTCGTGCCCTACATCATATTTGAAGTGCCGGCCAA TGCGATTCTCCACCGCTTCTTCTCTCACCGCCCCTCCATCTGGATCGGATCCCTCACCATCGTCTGGGGCCTTGTCATGATGTGCCACGGCTTCGTCAAGAACTTCTCCCAGCTCATGGTCGTCcgcatcctcctcggcgtcacggAAGCAGGGTTCTTCCCGGGCGCCGTCCTCATTTGTTCGACATGGTACCCACGACACATGCTGCAGGTGCGCATTGCAATCTTCTACACGGCGTCGGCTCTTGCCGGAGCATTCTCCGGTctcctcgccttcgccctcgccaagatGGATGGCATTGGCGGCTACCGTGGCTGGTCTTGGATCTTCATCATTG AGGGCCTCGCCACtaccctcctcggcctcgcggtccCCTTCGTCCTCATCGACACGGCTGCGGGCTCCAAGTggctcaacgacgacgagaagaagtACATTCGCATCGTCATGCGTGAGCaggatgccgaggctgccAGATCGgagcacgacggcgtcaGCTGGAAGGTCTTCAAGCAGGTCATTGGCGACTGGCAGCTCTGGGTTCACACTATCATCTACTGGTCCAACACTGTCCCCAACTACTCGATGAAG TTCACCATGCCCGCCATCATGACCGCCATGGGCtacaagaaggaggccgcgCAACTCATGACCATCCCTCCCTACACCATTGGTGCCGTTGCCGCCTGCTTTGCCGCTCTCTACTCGGACAAGATGAAGCGTCGCTGGCCTTTTattgccgccgcccagacCATTGTCTGCATTGCTTTCGCGATTCTCCTGCCCCTCGGCCACAACATGAAGTCCAAGTCCAACCAAGCTGGTTCATACTTTGCCATCTGCCTCGCCTGTCTGGGTTACCCCATCTCTCCTGGTGTGAACAGCTGGGTCTCAAACAACCTTGCCGGCCCTGCGAAGCGCAGCATGGGTATTGCTTTCGTGATCTGCATGG GCAACATCGGCGGTATCATCGGCTCCTACATCTACATGGACAAGGAGAAGCCGCGCTACACCACCGGCTACGCTGGATCCCTCTCGTTCGCCGCAGCCGGTCTCATCGCCGGCTCCTTCCTCGAGTTCGCCCTCATCCGCATCAACAAGAAGCGCGAGGCCATGTCCCAGGAGGAGATCTTCGCCAAGTACACTGAgcaggagctcgccgacatggGTGACCGCTCGCCCCTGTACCGCTACACCCTCTAA
- the SPCC777.04_2 gene encoding putative amino-acid permease → MAYDSEKEAYKVDEGVAAEQRAEQDENLAHTHDGEFGTKRDLTPRVVSMIAIAGTIGTGLFLGSGAALTLGGPVGAWLAYLIMGILVCGMMYSLGEMTCFAPNVGGFIEMGTRYVDPAFGFMMGINYILQTGLTFPGELSAIAILISYWDDNSKHAGAYITAFLIATMLMNVVGVKYYGEIEFVFAVIKITMLIALILFGLVANLGGIPPKREYIGGRFWRDEPFNDSFMDLKPVSLSRFLGFWAVFTKAAFSYLGIEAIAVLAGEAHNPRQTMRMAVRTVFYRIVGIYVIAILIIGLTVSQHSPELLHAVQLGGQTAASSPFVVICIQMGVKVFPSVINAVVITSALSCGNENVYALSRTLMALAKQGYAPKIFLTTDKRGVPLAGVLVAMAFGLLSYLSLSKGSNQAFLWLTNLSALSTLVGWVSICYCFVRFKKALELQGIDRRKLILRSWFQPYMAWTCISFFSLVLFFNGFTNFIHKFDAKGFVASYITMPVIAVAYVGFKLWTRSKVVRLDEIDLSNGPAEALAGTRYDRNASMFVPSPK, encoded by the exons ATGGCATACGACAGCGAGAAGGAAGCGtacaaggtcgacgagggggtcgctgccgagcagcgcgcagAGCAGGATGAGAACCTCGCGCACAcgcacgacggcgagttCGGCACCAAGCGTGATCTG ACACCCCGCGTGGTGTCCATGATCGCCATCGCAGGGACCATCGGCACTG GTCTGTTCCTCGGCTCTGGCGCTGCGTTGACG CTCGGTGGCCCGGTCGGCGCGTGGCTCGCGTACCTCATCATGGGCATTCTCGTCTGCGGCATGATGTACAGTTTA GGCGAGAT GACATGCTTCGCGCCCAATGTCGGCGGCTTCATCGAGATGGGCACGCGCTACGTCGACCCTGCGTTCGGCTTCATGATGG GCATCAACTACATCCTCCAGACCGGCCTCACGTTCCCGGGCGAGCTGAGCGCAATCGCCATCCTCATCTCCTACTGGGACGACAACTCGAAGCATGCCGGCGCGTACATCACTGCGTTCCTCATCGCCACGATGCTTATGAACGTTGTCGGCGTGAAATa ctACGGCGAGATCGAGTTCGTCTTCGCCGTCATCAAGATCACCATGCTCATCGCGTTGATTCTCtttggcctcgtcgccaacctGGGCGGCATCCCCCCGAAGCGCGAGTACATTGGCGGCCGGTtctggcgcgacgagcccTTCAACGACAGCTTTATGGACCTCAAGCCCGTGTCGCTGAGCCGCTTCCTGGGCTTCTGGGCCGTGTTCACCAAGGCGGCGTTCAGCTacctcggcatcgaggcCATTGCC gTGCTTGCAGGTGAGGCGCATAACCCGCGCCAGACGATGCGCATGGCCGTCCGCACAGTCTTCTACCGTATCGTCGGAATCTACGTCATTGCGATCCTCATTATCGGCCTCACGGTCAGCCAGCACTCGCCCGAGCTGCTCCACgccgtccagctcggcggacagacggccgcgtcgtcgcccttcGTCGTCATCTGCATCCAGATGGGCGTCAAGGTGTTCCCGTCGGTCATCAACGCCGTGGTCATCACCTCCGCGCTGTCATGCGGTAATGAGAACGTCTACGCGCTCTCGCGCACCCTCATGGCTCTCGCGAAGCAGG GCTATGCGCCCAAGATCTTCCTCACGACCGACAAGCGCGGTGTTcccctcgccggcgtgctcgtcgccatggCATTCGGCCTGCTGTCGTACCTCTCGCTGTCCAAGGGCTCGAACCAGGCCTTCCTGTGGCTCACCAACCTGTCAGCGCTGAGCACGCTCGTGGGCTGGGTGTCCATCTGCTACTGCTTTGTGCGGTTCAagaaggcgctcgagctgcaggGCATCGACCGGCGCAAGCTCATCCTGCGCTCGTGGTTCCAGCCGTACATGGCGTGGACGTGCATCTCGTTCTTTTCCCTCGTGCTCTTCTTCAACGGCTTCACAAACTTTATCCACAAGTTTGACGCCAAGGGGTTCGTCGCCAGCTACATTACCATGCCGGTCATTGCTGTCGCGTACGTCGGCTTCAAGCTCTGGACGCGCAGCAAGGTGGTGCGGCTCGACGAGATTGACCTGAGTAATGgccccgccgaggcgctcgcgggcaCGCGGTACGATCGCAACGCGTCGATGTTTGTCCCCTCGCCGAAGTGA